The Thermus antranikianii DSM 12462 DNA segment GACGGGCGCTGAACAGCCTTCTGGCGGGGGGAGTCATCGTGAGCGGGGGGACGGTGCGGGAGTCGGTCCTCTTCCGGCGGGTACGGGTGAACTCCTACAGCCTGGTGGAGCGCTCCGTCCTCTTTGACGACGTGGAGGTGGGCCGCTACTGCAGGATCCGCAACGCCATCATCGACAAGGACGTGAAGATCCCTCCCCATACCGAGATCGGCTACGACCTCGAGGCCGACCGCGCCCGGGGCTTCACCGTTACCCCGGAAGGGGTGGTGGTGGTGCCCAAGGGGTACCGCTTTTAGCCATGGAGAAGCATCCGGGTAAGCTTTTCTATCGCCTTTCCCGCCTGGCCCAAGGGGAGGAGCTTCCCCTAAAGCGGAAGCCCAAGTCCAAGGTTTACGCCAATCCCCTGGAAACCCAGGCCCTGCCTCCCTTCCGGGAGGAGGGAGGGCCGCCTTTGTTCCGGGTTCTTTCCCAGCTCAGGCCCCTCTTGCCCGAGGTGGGCTCGGCCCTGACCCTCAAGGATCTTTCCCAGGTCCTCTATCCCTTGGCGGAGCGCTCGGGGAGGCGGGGCTTCCCCTCAGCGGGGGAGGCTTATCCCTTGGAGGCCTACCTGGTGGTGCGCCGGGTGGAAGGGGTTTTCCCAGGGATCTATCACTACTTCCCCAAGGAACACCAGCTCTTCCAGATCGCCGCCAGGGTGGAGGAGGCCTCCTGGTCGGAGGCGCTTTTGGGTCTTAACCTCGAGCAGGTGGCGGCCCTTTTGGTCTTCACCCTGGTTCCGGAAAGGAGCGAGGCCCTTTTCGGCCTCAGGGGATACCGGTACGCCCTTCTTGAGGCGGGTTACGCCGCAGGCTTGGTTCTCCTTTCCGCCATCGGTCAGGGGCTGGCCGCATACCCGGCTGAAACCTTTTATGATGAGATGGTGGCTCACCTCTTGCGGTTGCCCGAGGGGGAATACCCTGGGGTGGTGGTGATTCTGGGACGCTAGGTATTTGGGGAAGGATTTATGGCGCGGATTCTCTTGGTGGAGGATGATCCCCAGGTGGGGGAGCTGGTCAAGAGGTTTCTGGAAAAGGAGGGGCTTTTGGTGGTGTGGGCCCGCACGGGGAGGGAGGCCCTGAGGCAAGCCTGGGAAGGGACCAAGCCGGATCTGGTGGTCCTGGACCGGGGGCTTCCCGACCTGGAGGGCCTCGAGGTCCTCAAATCCTTGCGGGACCTGGATCCTTTGCTTCCGGTTTTGCTCCTAACCGGTAAGGCGGACGAGGATAGCCGGGTGGAGGGGCTTTTAGAAGGGGCGGACGATTATCTGGGCAAGCCCTTTTCCCTCAAGGAGCTTTTGGCCCGCATCAAGGCCCTCCTGCGCCGAAGCGGAAAGGAAGGGAGGCGGTATTTCGGTCCCCTGGAGCTGGACCTGGAGGCCAGAAAGGCCTACCTGGACGGTCAGCCCTTGAAGCTTTCCGCCACCGAAACCAACCTCCTCTTCGTCCT contains these protein-coding regions:
- a CDS encoding SagB/ThcOx family dehydrogenase, with the translated sequence MEKHPGKLFYRLSRLAQGEELPLKRKPKSKVYANPLETQALPPFREEGGPPLFRVLSQLRPLLPEVGSALTLKDLSQVLYPLAERSGRRGFPSAGEAYPLEAYLVVRRVEGVFPGIYHYFPKEHQLFQIAARVEEASWSEALLGLNLEQVAALLVFTLVPERSEALFGLRGYRYALLEAGYAAGLVLLSAIGQGLAAYPAETFYDEMVAHLLRLPEGEYPGVVVILGR
- a CDS encoding response regulator transcription factor → MARILLVEDDPQVGELVKRFLEKEGLLVVWARTGREALRQAWEGTKPDLVVLDRGLPDLEGLEVLKSLRDLDPLLPVLLLTGKADEDSRVEGLLEGADDYLGKPFSLKELLARIKALLRRSGKEGRRYFGPLELDLEARKAYLDGQPLKLSATETNLLFVLAQTPGRVYTREELLERVWGPEFEGSERVVDAYIRLLRKKLKDDPQAPRFIETVVGMGYRFVGE